The Dermacentor silvarum isolate Dsil-2018 unplaced genomic scaffold, BIME_Dsil_1.4 Seq15, whole genome shotgun sequence genome has a segment encoding these proteins:
- the LOC119434662 gene encoding probable ATP-dependent RNA helicase DDX31, translated as MEVTGDLVLNLSTEFQPRKKRLPPPTTAAATFRGGAGKPPSTPAVVKKQQAPPTQASSSKPAKVKFKFGAQSAGKRSRDDESGANTDGDAKRPKGELPFPRKKKKNFTQSLFGGRGSLEEPEPTSQQQQQTTAAVDPKNERVFSSSQFAEFHVHPHLVACLRDRFQITTATEVQKFAIPALLDHRDTLIKSATGSGKTLAYALPILHCLQEIRPKLTRADGVRAVVVVPTRELALQTYEWFEKLSKACTWVVPGVLMGGEKKKSEKARLRKGLSVVIGTPGRLTDHLEHTESFSLSKTSWLVIDEADRMLELGFEESISKIVTLWKEQRQVEGTSVLLSATLTKGVERLAGLTLEDPATVDVAVEAGADELEEFVLPPGLSQYYLQVPVKLSQMALCCLLLEACVESERGKVIVFLATQDSVDFEHALFSSVLGIMLEDTEKRIDFVKLHGEMTQHDRAEVFNRFREATSGVLFTTDVASRGIDVPQVDLIVQCCVPLRPEEYVHRAGRTARIGAKGKVVLLLFPSETGFLDVLAQRNIQLNQMELKGVLSKVFTIKSHILEAKTDPGQKLKTMEDFVTALQLIFESEVYKETALQEMAKKGFLSHIRSYASYPRAMRHVVSFKALHLGHLAKAYCLRETPSSLGAQWAAQPQDTAGRRFGHKNARFRSTDKHGKHPKPPVKRMKISEYDSGLVESKKKRRKHVHND; from the coding sequence ATGGAAGTCACCGGCGATCTGGTGCTCAACCTGAGCACCGAGTTCCAACCTCGGAAGAAACGTCTGCCTCCTCCGACCACTGCTGCGGCAACCTTTCGCGGAGGCGCCGGGAAACCACCGTCGACTCCCGCGGTCGTCAAGAAGCAGCAGGCGCCGCCAACCCAGGCGTCGTCGTCGAAACCCGcgaaagtcaagttcaagtttGGTGCGCAGTCTGCTGGTAAGCGAAGTCGTGACGACGAGTCGGGAGCTAACACCGACGGGGACGCGAAGAGGCCCAAAGGTGAGCTGCCGTTTCcgcggaaaaagaagaaaaacttcACTCAGTCGCTGTTTGGCGGACGAGGCTCTCTCGAAGAGCCCGAGCCGAcgagccagcagcagcagcagacgacagcAGCCGTCGACCCCAAGAACGAGCGTGTCTTTTCGTCGTCGCAGTTCGCCGAGTTCCACGTTCATCCGCACTTGGTCGCCTGCCTGCGCGACCGCTTCCAGATCACGACCGCCACCGAAGTGCAGAAGTTTGCCATTCCCGCCCTCCTCGACCACCGCGACACCCTGATCAAGTCGGCCACGGGCTCCGGTAAGACGTTGGCGTACGCGCTGCCCATCCTCCACTGTCTGCAAGAGATCCGACCCAAGCTAACTCGCGCCGACGGGGTccgcgccgtcgtcgtcgtgccGACCAGGGAGCTGGCGCTGCAGACGTACGAGTGGTTCGAGAAACTTAGCAAGGCCTGCACCTGGGTCGTGCCGGGCGTCTTGATGGGAGGCGAGAAGAAGAAATCCGAGAAGGCACGGCTCCGTAAGGGTCTCTCCGTCGTCATCGGCACTCCGGGGAGGCTCACGGACCACCTGGAGCACACGGAGTCCTTTTCTCTGAGCAAGACCTCCTGGCTAGTCATCGACGAGGCCGACAGAATGCTCGAGCTCGGCTTCGAAGAGTCGATCTCGAAGATTGTTACGCTTTGGAAGGAGCAGAGGCAAGTGGAAGGTACCTCCGTGCTCCTGTCGGCGACGTTGACCAAAGGTGTCGAGCGGCTGGCAGGCCTGACGCTGGAGGATCCGGCAACTGTGGACGTAGCGGTCGAAGCGGGAGCTGACGAACTCGAAGAATTTGTCCTGCCCCCTGGCCTGAGCCAATACTACCTCCAGGTTCCCGTCAAGCTGTCGCAGATGGCCCTGTGCTGCCTGCTCCTCGAAGCTTGCGTCGAGTCCGAGCGGGGCAAAGTCATCGTGTTCTTGGCTACTCAGGACTCTGTCGACTTTGAACATGCCCTCTTCTCTTCGGTCTTGGGCATCATGCTCGAAGACACGGAGAAGCGAATAGACTTTGTTAAGCTTCACGGGGAAATGACCCAGCATGACCGTGCTGAAGTTTTTAACCGATTTCGGGAAGCAACGTCTGGTGTTCTCTTCACGACTGACGTGGCATCGAGAGGCATAGACGTTCCTCAGGTGGACCTTATTGTACAGTGTTGTGTGCCCCTGCGACCTGAGGAGTATGTCCATCGTGCCGGGAGGACCGCTCGCATCGGTGCCAAGGGAAAGGTTGTTCTCCTGCTGTTTCCCTCGGAAACTGGCTTCCTTGACGTCCTTGCGCAAAGAAACATTCAGCTGAACCAAATGGAACTGAAGGGTGTCCTGTCCAAGGTGTTCACCATCAAGTCTCACATCCTCGAAGCCAAGACTGATCCGGGACAGAAGCTGAAAACGATGGAGGACTTTGTGACAGCACTCCAGCTTATCTTCGAAAGTGAGGTCTACAAGGAGACTGCTCTGCAGGAAATGGCAAAGAAAGGGTTCTTGAGTCACATCCGTTCGTACGCATCTTATCCTCGCGCCATGAGACACGTGGTGTCATTCAAGGCCTTGCATCTGGGGCACCTCGCCAAGGCGTACTGTCTGCGAGAAACTCCAAGCAGCCTTGGAGCACAGTGGGCCGCACAGCCTCAGGACACTGCAGGGCGTCGTTTTGGGCACAAGAACGCCCGTTTCAGATCGACTGACAAGCACGGAAAACACCCGAAGCCACCTGTAAAAAGGATGAAAATTTCTGAATATGACAGTGGCCTTGTGGAatcaaagaaaaagagaagaaaacatGTTCACAACGATTGA